The Procambarus clarkii isolate CNS0578487 chromosome 66, FALCON_Pclarkii_2.0, whole genome shotgun sequence genome has a window encoding:
- the LOC123769198 gene encoding uncharacterized protein — MVLDTPGMTEHSPVEEGGAVSAAGEEAIRSILASLREAMKGEEGIGGVLTPALDPLAVETQTITHQHPALNIAIKLYNMGLSGLSEFIIEDVRVNVQLLTVTISLSIDTLLLDGEYDLQGKLVKVIPLSARGPFTVTTNNAKVTLRVKLKECRGRLEVRDLSSELILESVQCRLSHMTGGALVSKVVNSILTDLLRREKQNLEDYLGFVLKTLLNNELKNFNLGVSLQLLRTSDKYMRRGSLY, encoded by the exons GAGGGGCGGTGAGTGCAGCAGGAGAGGAAGCCATCAGGTCAATCCTGGCATCACTTCGTGAGGCCATGAAAGGGGAAGAGGGCATTGGAGGGGTCTTGACTCCTGCCTTGGACCCCCTGGCTGTGGAGACCCAGACCATCACGCACCAGCACCCTGCGCTCAACATTGCCATCAAACTCTACAATATGGGCCTTTCG GGTCTCTCTGAGTTCATTATAGAAGATGTACGAGTGAATGTTCAGTTGCTAACGGTAACAATTAGTCTTAGCATcgacacacttcttcttgatggaGAATATGACCTGCAGGGTAAGCTTGTGAAGGTGATACCACTCTCAGCTCGAGGGCCATTCACAGTTACAACTAATAACGCAAAG gtcactctTCGTGTAAAGTTGAAAGAATGTCGTGGACGTCTTGAGGTGAGAGATCTGAGCAGTGAACTTATCCTAGAGAGTGTACAATGTCGCCTCTCACATATGACTGGAGGGGCCCTCGTTAGCAAAGTTGTAAATTCCATACTTACTGATCTGCTCAGAAGAGAAAAGCAGAATCTGGAAGATTATCTTGGTTTTGTACTCAAAACATTACTAAATAACGAGCTCAAGAATTTCAATCTTGGCGTATCCCTCCAACTCCTGCGTACAAGTGACAAATACATGCGCAGAGGCTCATTATATTAA